In a genomic window of Kwoniella mangroviensis CBS 8507 chromosome 2, whole genome shotgun sequence:
- a CDS encoding deoxyhypusine synthase — MSTDNAHASVLTPSEALPENAVHVKGPDLSKPMVLQDLLKSYETIGFQATGLARAIQVVEEMRKQRSNPDEPLTLFLGYTSNLISSGLREIIRFLAQHKLIDCLVTTAGGVEEDFIKCLGSTVLGEFHLDGAGLRKRGLNRIGNLLVPNSNYCAFEDWVVPILDQMVKEQEEVGTKWSPSSVIDRLGKEIDNEESVYYWCYKNNIPVFCPALTDGSLGDMIYFHTYKSSPLQLNIDIVADIRRLNDMSVKSKKAGMIILGGGVCKHQIANAMLFRNGADYAVYINTGQEYDGSDSGARPDEAVSWGKIRAGAESVKVYADATLVFPLVVAATFGKAHWEAQSQAEKKNSE; from the exons ATGTCGACCGACAACGCCCATGCGAGCGTACTCACACCCTCAGAGGCTTTACCCGAAAATGCTGTTCACGTGAAAGGACCAGATTTGAGTAAACCCATGGTTCTCCAGGATCTGTTAAAGAGTTATGAGACGATTGGGTTCCAAGCTACGGGTTTGGCTAGGGCTATACAAGTAGTGgaggagatg CGAAAACAACGTAGTAATCCTGATGAACCGCTTACTCTCTTCCTCGGATACACATCcaacctcatctcatcaggtCTCCGAGAAATTATTAGATTCTTAGCTCAACACAAATTGATAGATTGTCTGGTGACTACTGCAGGAGGtgttgaagaggatttcATCAAATGTCTAGGATCGACTGTATTGGGTGAATTCCATTTGGATGGTGCGggattgaggaagagggg CTTGAATCGAATAGGTAATTTACTCGTTCCAAATTCGAATTATTGTGCATTCGAGGATTGGGTGGTACCCATCTTAGATCAGATGGTCAAAGAGCAGGAAGAAGTTGGTACGAAGTGGAGTCCTAGCAGTGTTATTGACAGGTTAGGGAAGGAGATAGACAATGAGGAGAGTGTATATTATTGGTGCTATAAG AACAACATCCCGGTATTCTGTCCAGCATTGACAGATGGATCGCTAGGCGATATGATCTATTTCCATACctacaaatcatcacctctaCAactcaatatcgatatcgtagctgatattagaagattgaatgatatgagTGTGAAATCAAAGAAAGCTGGTATGATCATCTTGGGAGGTGGTGTCTGTAAACATCAAATTGCAAATGCCATGTTATTT AGGAATGGTGCGGATTATGCCGTATACATAAACACCGGACAAGAG TACGATGGTTCAGACTCTGGTGCTAGACCTGATGAAGCTGTTTCGTGGGGAAAAATCCGAGCAGGCGCGGAGAgtgtcaag GTATACGCCGATGCGACTTTGGTATTCCCCTTGGTAGTCGCTGCTACCTTCGGAAAGGCACATTGGGAAGCCCAATctcaagctgagaagaagaactcGGAATAG